From a single Capsicum annuum cultivar UCD-10X-F1 chromosome 12, UCD10Xv1.1, whole genome shotgun sequence genomic region:
- the LOC107851260 gene encoding fructokinase-like 1, chloroplastic, which yields MATIHFLPQSLPHHRSHNSLFSIKSSVNDHPTTTQQPPRRGRKKAPTPTTSKRKSRTPKDANVESNISEISRKSQEIDDYDYDDGVHFPYPNPPLVCCFGAAQKEFVPTVRVSVEQMDKDKYSEWKMLQWNPPEFVRAPGGPSSNVAISHVRLGGRAAFIGKVGNDEFGQEMVLLMNKENVQTRAVIFDDGMRTGCSYMKIKFVDGKMKVEKVKDSAEDSLLSSELNLDVLKEARIFHFNSGVLTSSSMHSTLFKAIKLSKKFGGLIFFDLNLPLPLWRSRDETRHLIKEAWEQANIIEVSREELEFLLDEDHYERKRNYRPQYFAETYEQTKQRRNYYHYTPEEIAPLWHDGLKLLFVTDGTLRIHYYSPSFDGVVVGTEDVLITPFTCDRTGSGDAVVAGIMRKLTTQPEMYHDQDVLERQLRFAIAAGIISQWTIGAVRGFPTESATQNLKEQVYVPSMW from the exons ATGGCAACAATCCATTTTCTTCCACAATCTCTTCCTCATCACCGTTCTCACAATTCACTGTTTTCCATCAAGTCATCCGTCAATGACCACCCCACCACCACTCAACAACCCCCTCGTCGTGGCCGTAAAAAAGCACCCACCCCCAcaacctcaaaaagaaaatcaagaacccCAAAAGACGCAAACGTTGAGAGCAACATTAgtgaaatttcaagaaaatctcaaGAGATTGATGACTATGACTATGATGATGGGGTTCATTTTCCGTACCCAAACCCACCATTAGTCTGCTGTTTTGGTGCAGCACAGAAGGAGTTTGTGCCGACAGTAAGAGTATCAGTTGAACAAATGGACAAAGATAAGTATTCAGAGTGGAAAATGTTGCAATGGAATCCACCTGAGTTTGTTAGAGCACCTGGTGGACCATCATCAAATGTTGCTATATCACATGTTAGGCTTGGTGGTAGAGCTGCATTTATAGGAAAAGTTGGGAATGATGAGTTTGGACAAGAAATGGTTTTgttaatgaataaagaaaatgtgCAAACTAGGGCTGTGATATTCGATGATGGTATGAGGACTGGGTGTAGTTATATGAAGATTAAGTTTGTCGATGGGAAAATGAAGGTTGAGAAAGTCAAGGACTCTGCTGAGGATTCTTTGCTTAGCTCCGAATTGAATCTTGATGTTCTGAAAGAG GCTAGGATATTTCACTTCAATTCTGGAGTTTTGACATCTTCATCTATGCATTCTACTCTTTTTAAAGCAATTAAATTGTCGAAGAAGTTTGGTGGTcttatattttttgatttgaatCTGCCATTGCCCTTGTGGAGATCACGTGATGAAACAAGGCATTTGATCAAGGAAGCCTGGGAACAAGCTAACATCATTGAGGTCTCAAGGGAAgagcttgaatttcttcttgacGAAGACCATTACGAGAGGAAAAGGAATTATAGACCACAATACTTTGCGGAGACTTACgaacaaacaaaacaaagaagaaattattATCACTATACTCCTGAGGAAATTGCTCCCTTGTGGCATGATGGACTGAAGCTTTTGTTCGTTACAGATGGGACACTTAGGATTCATTACTACTCTCCTTCTTTTGATGGAGTGGTGGTTGGTACGGAAGACGTGCTCATAACACCATTTACTTGTGATAGAACTGGTTCTGGCGATGCTGTTGTTGCTGGAATAATGAGAAAGTTGACGACGCAACCGGAGATGTACCACGATCAAGATGTTCTAGAGAGACAGCTTCGCTTTGCAATTGCTGCGGGCATAATATCCCAGTGGACAATTGGTGCTGTTAGGGGTTTCCCCACTGAAAGCGCCACGCAGAATCTCAAAGAGCAGGTATATGTACCATCAATGTGGTAG